GTGCCTGGTTTGGTGGGTCCCTGGACGGCTTTCTGCTCACCCCCATCACCATGAATGTTCCCTACTGTGGCTCCCGCAGTATCAACCATTTTTTCTGTGAGATCCCTGCAGTGCTCAGACTAGCCTGTGCTGACACATCCTTGTATGAAACCCTGATGTACATCTGCTGTGTACTCATGTTGCTCATCCCTATCTCTATCATCTCAACCTCCTACTCTCTCATTTTGTTAACTGTCCACAGGATGCGCTCTGCTGAAGGCCGGAAAAAGGCCTTTACCACTTGCTCTTCCCATTTGACTGTAGTCAGCATTTTCTATGGGGCTGCCTTCTACACTTATGTTCTGCCCCAGTCTTTCCACACCCCTGAGCAGGACAAGGTAGTGTCAGCCTTCTATACCATTGTCACACCCATGCTCAATCCTCTTATCTACAGCCTCAGAAATAAGGATGTCATGGGGGCATTTCAAAAGATATTATCAAGATGTGTATCTACTCACAAAGTATCCATAAGTGATGCTTAGGGATTCAATAACCTGAAAATAGGTCTTTCTAAGAAC
This region of Suricata suricatta isolate VVHF042 chromosome 6, meerkat_22Aug2017_6uvM2_HiC, whole genome shotgun sequence genomic DNA includes:
- the LOC115293813 gene encoding olfactory receptor 2T11; the protein is MSMKNVTSSSDFILLGLLVNNKATGIVFTVIFAIFVVAVTANLVMIFLIQVDSRLHTPMYFLLSQLSIMDTLFICTTVPKLLVDMVSKEKTISFVGCGIQIFLYLTMIGSEFFLLGLMAYDRYVAICNPLRYPVLMNRRVCLLLAAGAWFGGSLDGFLLTPITMNVPYCGSRSINHFFCEIPAVLRLACADTSLYETLMYICCVLMLLIPISIISTSYSLILLTVHRMRSAEGRKKAFTTCSSHLTVVSIFYGAAFYTYVLPQSFHTPEQDKVVSAFYTIVTPMLNPLIYSLRNKDVMGAFQKILSRCVSTHKVSISDA